The nucleotide window CAATCAGCGCAGCGGGCAGAGAGAACAGCCGCAGACCTTCTTTCTCTTCCCTTTGTCCTTCCGTCGGCAGGGCGGCCCGCAATTCGAGCAGAGAGGTCTCGTGTGGCAGCGGCGTGGCGCGGTTGCGTGCCTTCGGCGAGCGGACGACCAATTGGTGCGGCACGGCTCGGTTGCCAGCATGCAGAGACACAGATTGCTCTGGAGACAAGGACCACTCCGTTCTGAACCGCTCATTCAAATAGGCTGCGCAGAAGCCCCAGAAGGCGGAGTACCAAGCTGTACTTTCCCCGCCAGCTCCGTCCGGCCGGGCTGGGATGTACCAGCCCTTCATGACCTGCTTCAAGAAGCCGTTGCGTACGAGCCGCTCCCGATGGGTGCGAGTCAGGTTAGCGGAGCGAATGGCGACCAACCCGCGGTCCTGAAGCCCCTTCAGAGCCTCAAGGGAGTCGGCCAGTTTTCCCTGCGGTGTTGCCACGATCGTCCCGTCCTTCGCTCATTGTGCCGTGCGGCCATTAGCCCTTTCTGTCAATTACAGTCCCCCCTCCGTCCTGACCATATGTATCATTCTTAGCTTATTATGTCGAGTGAAAATTAGCCTATTCTGTCGTTGTTGGATTCCTTGCCGTGCTTCCCGCGCCAGCCTGACGGTGCCCATGCCGCAGGTAGACTCAGGCGGCTAGCGCGACCCCGGCGAACGTGACTTCGAGCAAACGCGCGGTGCCGTCGAATCCCCCTGGGGCCACCAGGAATGCTCCCCCTCCGCCCGAATCCAGCAAGGATCGCATATTCCCGGACGAGGTGAGACCTCATGCGCGTACTGATCTGGGCCGACATGGAAGGCGTTGCCGGTATCTCCACCTGGGAGCAGGTAGCCGGCAGCCTGCCGCTCTACGAGGAGGGGCGCCGCCTCTACACCGAGGAGATCAACGCAGCGGTCCGCGGCACTCTGGCGGCAGGGGCCACCGAGGTCGTGGTGATTGACGGGCACGGGGGAAGCCATCCCGGGGCGCGCGGCTTCCTGAGTCTGATTCCTGAGCGCCTCGAGCCCGGCGCCCGCTACGTGCTCGGCCATACCTGGACGCGCCACATCGAGCCGTTCGAGCGCGGATGCGATGCCGCCCTGCTGGTGGCTGCGCACGCGATGTCCGGCACGCCAGGTGGCGTCCTGTCCCATACCGTCTCTTCGGAATCCTGGTACGCCGCTACGATCAACGGCACACCGGTTGGGGAGACCGGCATCGTCGCCGCGATCGCCGGCTGCTGGAACACTCCGGTCGTGTTTCTGTCCGGGGACGAGGCGGTGTGCCGCGAGGCCCGAACCCTGCTCGGCCCCGGACTCGTGACCGCGCCGGTGAAGCAGGGGTTGAGCCGGTACTCCGCGCGGCACCTGGCCCCAGCCGAGGCCCGCGCGCTTATAGAATCAGGGGCTCGGGAAGCCGTGGCCCGGGGAGCCCTGACCGGCCGGTCGGGCTGGCCGGCTCCGCTCAGGTTCACCGCGCCCGTGACGTTTCAGGTAGAGCTGACCACCCCGGACCGCGCGGAGGCGTATCGTGGCCGGGCCGGCGTCGAGGTGGCCGGCCCGCGTACGGTGCGCGCCACCGGCGAGACATTCTGGCAGGCCTGGGACGCGTTCTGGCACCACGGCTAGGAGCGGATCGCCGCGGCCACGGCGTCGCCCACCTCCGCGGTGCGGCTGCCCCCGCCCAGGTCGGGCGTTCGCACCTCGCCCCGGCGGACTACCTCGCACAGCGCCTCGAACACCGCGCGCGCGGCCTCGGCTTCGCCCAGGTGCTCGAGCAGCAGAGAAGCGGTCCAGATCGTGGCCATTGGGTTGGCGATTCCGCGCCCGGCGATGTCGGGAGCCGAGCCGTGGACCGGCTCGAACATCGAGGGGAAAGTGCGGCTGGGGTCCAGGTTGGCGCTGGCGGCCAGGCCCAGGCTGCCCTGCAGCGCGGCGCCCAGATCGGTGAGGATGTCGGCAAACAGATTCGAGCCGACCATTACGTCAAACCGGTCGGGGTGCAGCACCATCTGGTAGGCGGCGGCGTCCACGTGTAGCTTCCACATAACGACGTCAGGATAGTCGCGCGCTACCCGCTCGGCCACCTCGTCCCACATGACCGCGGTGTACTGCATCGCGTTGGACTTGGTGACGTGCGCCAGCTTCCTGCGCCGTCGCCGTGCCAGGTCGAAGGCATAGCGGAGGATGCGGTCGGTGGCCCGGTGTGTGAAGACCGTCGTCTGCACCGCCAACTCGTCGGGGGTACCGGTGGCGACGCGGCCCCCGATCCCGGAGTACTCGCCCTCGGTGTTCTCGCGCACAAACAGGATGTCCACGTCCTCGGGCCGCCGCCCTGCCAGCGGCGAGGCGATGCCATCGAGCAGCCGGATCGGCCGGACGTTGGCGTAGAGGTCGAACGCCTTGCGTATCCGCAGCAGCAACCCCCACAACGAGACGTGGTCCGGCACCCGCGGGTCGCCGATGGCGCCCAGCAGGATCGCGTCGAACTCCCGCAGCGTCTCCAGGGCATCGTCGGGCATCATCACGCCGTGCCGCAGGTAGTGCTCGCAGCCCCAGGGGAAGGCCGAGGGCTCGATCTGGAAGCCGAAGCGGTCAGAGGCGGCCTCGAGCACCTTGAGTCCCTCGGGTACCACCTCGGTTCCGATGCCGTCGCCGGGGATGACGGCGATCCGGTAACGTCTCATACGCTGCTTACTGCCGTCGCCGGGTCCGCGCATGCCCCGGCCTAGAACAGCCCTTCCGAGGCCGCCATCCCGACTATCAGGCATCCCCAAAACAGCTTGAACGCCCGCACATAGTCGGAATCGGTGATGGCTATCGTCCGTGGCCCGCGGCGCTCCACGCCCGGGAACAGCGTGGCCATGTGCGCCGGGGCCGTGCGCTTGAAGTCCACCTCGAAGGTCACCGGCGTCGCAGGCCGGTACGGTTTCACGCCGCCGTCTCGAACCGCGCGCACCGCATCTGCCGCGCGCGCGCGGATCAGCGCGTGCGCCCGGCTTGGGGTCAGGCTCAGCCCGACCGTTCGGTCAACCGCCTCCTTCACCGGCGCAACCACCACGCCGGGCAGGCGGCGCACGGCATCGGCGCAGACCGCGCTGTCGCCGGTCACCAAGGCGACCGGCACGCCGAACGCGCCGGCCGTGGCGGCGTTGATCGCGGCCTCGTCCGCGGGCTCCCCGTTCAGCCGCACCTCGTAGACGATCTTGCCGACGAGGGTGTGGTTCAGGATCCCGTCACCGCCGCCCTCGCGCTGGTGATACCCGACGAAGAACGCGGCGTCGAATCCACCGTCTATGCCCTCCATCTGGCAGAGCAGCTTGTTACTGCCGCTTATCAGCCGCGCATCCGGATGGAGTTCCTCCACGAGCAGATTGGTCATCGGGCCGTGCCCGTCGCTGACCACGGCCTCGGTCGCGCCTGCCTCCAACGCGCCCTCTATCGCGGCGTTGGCGTCCTGGGTCATCAGGCGCCGGAAGCGGTCGTAGTCCTTCTCGCCCGGCTGAACGTGCTTGCCGGCGGCGACGCCGGTGATGCCTTCCATGTCCACGGAAACGTAGATGCGCACTGCCAACTCCTCCTTTGATGGTTCAGACGCAGGGTGGTTCAGGCGTATGCCCGCAGCCGCGCGAGCGACTCGGCCAGATACCCGTCCAACACCTGCGGTGACCGGTTGTCCTTAATTGACTGGAAGGGATCGGGTCCCGGTGGCATGACTTCCAGCACGGCCGCACCCGTGTAGCCGATCGCGCGCAGCGCCTCCATGACCGAGGGCAGATCGAGGTGCCCGCGTCCCAGTGCCTGCCGGTTCGTGTCGCCCAGGTGGAAGTGAAAGAGATGCCTTCCAGCCGCCCTGATCGCCCCTGCTATGTCCGGCTCCTCGATGCTGGCGTGGAAGGTGTCGAGTGTGAGCCCGACCCACCGCGAATCCACCTCGGTCAGGTACGCGAGCGCATCGCTCACGTTCGTGACGAGATATGCTTCGTACCGGTTGAGCGGTTCGATGGCGATCCGCACGCCCGTCCGTTCGGCCTCGACCGCGGCGGCCCGCATCCCTTCGATGGACCACCACCACTCGTCGTCGCGCGATGCCTTGGGACGCAGGCGCGTCTCGCCCGACGGCAGCATCTGGACGAGCGGCGCGCCCACCTCCCTGGCGAACCGCAGGCAATCCACGATGTAGCGCACCGCCTGCTCCCGGATTGCGCGATCGGGGTTGGCGAGATCGCGCGGCGTCTGCGGGAACATGCACGACGCGGTAAGCGCCAGCGGTGCCAGGCTGCGGCGGGAAAGCGCCCGCCGCACCTCCTCCGGCGCCCAGCGGTCGGGCTCGCCCGGCAGCTCGACGCCGTCGTAGCCCGCAGCCGCGATTCTACCCAGCGTGTCTTCGAGGGGCGCATCCCCGTAGATCCACGCGCAGACGCCAAACTTCATCCCCATCACCCCTTCACCATCACCCCTTGACCGCTCCGGCGGTCAGGCCGCGAATGAAGTGCTGCGAGAGCACTACGTACAGCGCCACCACCGGAATCGCCGCCAGCGTGAGGCCGGCGAACAGCGTCGCCCAGTCGGTGTAGTACTGTCCGAAGAAGGCGGTCATGCCCAGCGGGAGCGTCTTGAGGTGGTCCGACTGTATGAAGACCAGCGGGAAGAAGAAGTCGTTCCAGATCGGGATCAGGTTGTACACGGTCACGATGACCAGCGCCGGGCGCACCAACGGGAGCATCACCCGCGCGAAGATCGTCCATTCGCCGGCGCCGTCAATGCGGGCGGCGCTGTCGAGGTCGGCCGGCAGCGTGCGGAAGAACCCGGTGAGAATGAAGATCGCGCTGGGCAGCCCCGAGGCCGCGTATATCAGGATCAGCGACCACAACGTGTCCAGCAGGTTCAGATTGCGCATCTGGATGAACAGCGGGATGATGGCCAGCCGGATCGGCAGCATCAAGCCGCTGAGGAAGTACAGGTACAGGAAGTCGTTGCCGCGGAACCGGAACCGTCCGAGCGCATAGCCCGCCATCGCCCCAAAGGCCAGGATGAGGGCCAGCGAGGCCGCGGTTACCATCACGCTGTTCTGGATGTAGCGGGCGAAGCGCGCCTCCACCCAGACCCGGCTGAAGTTGTCGAGGCTCCAGACCGCCGGAAGCCCCAGGGGATGCTGGAAGATCTCGCGCGTGGTCTTGAACGCCGAGAGTCCCATGAAGACCATCGGCGCGAGCACGAGGACGGCGTTGGCGATCAGGATCGCCTGTATCAGCGGCATCCACCGCGAGCGTCCGCTCATCCCATCTCAACCTCACGCCGCCGCAGGAAGACCGCGCCCACGGTCGAGACGGTCACCAGCATGATGAACATGAGGACCGCGATCGCCGATCCCACGCCGATGTCCTGCAGCCCGGTGTCCACCTCGCCGAACGCGGTGCGGTAGAAGAGCAATCCGAGCACGTCGGTCGCCCTGTTGGGCGCGCCCGAGACGCCCTGCACGACGTAGGGCAGCTCGAACCAGTTGAACGACCCTATGAAGGTGAGGATCACGATGATCGTCACCGCGGGCGCCAGCAATGGGAAGATGATCCGCCGGGTCACGTCCCACTCGCTGGCGCCGTCCAGGCGCGCCGCCTCCAGGTAGTCCTCGGGCACCGCGTTGATGCCCGCCAGGAACACAATGGTCGGGAAGCCCAGCCATCGCCACGCATTGATGAGCGTCAGGGTAATGAGCGCGATGCCCGGCTCGCCCAGCCACGGCCGCGCGAGCGCGCCGAGCCCCATGATCCCCATCGTCTTGTTGACCACCCCGAAGACCGGGTTGAGGAAGAGCGCCCATAGGAACCCTACGATCACCAACGAGAGCGTCACCGGCAGGAAGAATATCGCCCGGTACGCCCGCGCGCCCCACGGGTTGCGCGCCAGGATCAGCGCCAGCCCCAGGCCTGTCAGGTTCTGGACCAGCATCGTCAGGATGAAGACGATCACGTTATTCCCGAAGGCGTTCGCCAGCAGGCGGGGGTAGGGGAACGTGGTGAACAGCCGGATGAAGTTGCCCAGTCCGGCGAAGCCGCGCCGCCCGATACCCTCCCAGGAGTAGAGACTGTAGGCCAGCGCCGAGAGGATGGGATAGGTGACGAACGCGGCAAATAGCACGACGGCCGGCGCCAGAAAGATTGCCAGCCACAGGCGCCGGCCGGCGCGCATGCTCAGGCCGCGGCGGGGGCTGCGCCCCGCCCGGCTACCGTCCGCGGAAAGCGTCAACCCAGGAGCTCAACCCGCGCGTTACCTCTTCGCCCACCTGCGCCGGCGTCATCGTGCCGGCCATCATCCCCTGCAGCGCGCTCTGCAGCAGCGTGGATCCGGTCGGCGCCTGCCAGCGGAATCCCACCAGCATGATGTAGGGCGTCGCCTTCCGGTTCATCGCCTGCACCTGCTGCAACTGGGGGTTCTTGACCACCACGCCGGGCACAGCCGACATCTGCGCCAGCAGGTCGGTGAACATCTGCCCGAACTCCAGGGTGGCGGTGAAACGGATGAACTTGAGCGCCGCCTCCATGTTCGCTGTCTTAGCGTTTATGCCGTAGTTGCCGTCGGCGTAGGTCGAGACCCAGGGAATCTGATCGGCCCGCTCCGTCGGTCCGGGGAAGACGCCGAAATCGAGGTTCTTGTTCTGCGCCTTGAAGAATCCGATCTCCCACGACCCGCCGATGAACATCGCCGCCTGCTCGTTGATGAACATCTGCTGCATCGTGGCGTAGTCCACGCCCATGAATCCGGTGGGCATGTACGGCCGCAGCTCCAGCATCTTCGCCAGGGCGCTCGTGTAGGCCGATTCGCGGAACGTGGTCTGCCCGCGCGTGACCGCCTCAAAGAATGTGGTCCCGCCGTAGAAGTTGGGCGCGATCACGCCCGAGAGCACCTCGAGCGTCCAGCCCTCCTTGCCGCCGTTGGCCAGCGGGACGACGCCCTTTTCCTTGAGGGTCCGCATGACGGTGATGAACTGCTCCCAGGTCTTGGGCACCGCCAGGTTGTGCTGGGCGAAGATCTTCTTGTTGTAGAAGATCACCAGGGTCTGCGTGGCAAACGGCACGCCGTAGATGCGGCCGTCCTTGCGGCTGCGCGCGCCCGCGATCGTTTGCAGCGGGAACCGCTTGAGCTCGGGAACCTGCGCGAAATCCAGGGGCGCGATGAACCCGGGCGCCGCGAACGTCTCGAGGCCGCCGTACGCCCGCAGGTGTATGATGTCGGGCCCGCGTCCCGCGGTCAGCCCGGTCGAGAGGATCGTGTTGTACTCGGGCGCACGGAACGGGATGAACTCTATCTTGATCCCGGGATTCCGCTGCTGGAACAACCGGATCATCCGGTCGTACACCCACTTGTCCTCGGTCCGCCAGCTCCAGAAGGAGAGCTTCGCGGGCTCCTGCCCGAGGACACTCGCGGGGAAGAAGGTGGCAATGAGGGCCACCGCGATCATCGCCGTGCACAACCGTCGCATCACTTCCTGCACCTCCTTTGATCTTGCCACCCTGGAATACTACCGCCCCGGCGCTACCATCCCTGCGTCGTCCGCCCCCCGGCGTGCGGGGCCAGCGCCTGCACGAACCCCCGCGCGATCTCCCTGGGGTTGGTAATCGCGGTGCCCACCACCACGGCGAACGCCCCGCGGTCCAATGCCTCGCGCGCCTGCGCAGGGGTCTTGATCCGGCCTTCGGCGATGACCGGCACGCGCACACGCGCGGCAAGGGCCGCTACCAGATCGAAGTCGGGATTCTCGGGCGGAGGCGCCCCCGGGTCCACATAGCCCGACAGCGTGGTCGCCACCGCGTCGGCCCCCGCGGATGCGGCGGCCAGCCCGTCCTCGATGCCGGAGACATCCGCCAGTACCGGCAGGCCCAGTTCGTCGTGGATTCTAGCGATCAGCTCCTCCAGTCGCACACCGTCGGGCCTCCGGCGGCTGGTGGCGTCCAGCGCGATGATCGCCGCGCCGGAAGCGGCCACCACCTCGGCCTCGGCGAAGGTGGGCGTGATGAGGACCTGGCAGTCGTCGTAGGGCCGCTTGTACAGGCCGATGATGGGCAGGTCCACCGCGGCGCGCGCGGCGCGTATGTCCTCGGGTCCGTTCATGCGCAGCCCCAGCGCGCCGGCGCCGGATGCGGCCCGCGCCATCGCCGCCATGAAAACCGCTCCGTGGAGGGGGTTATCCGGCCGCGCCTGACACGACACGATCAGCCCCCCGCGCATCGCCGCCAGCGCCGGGTGGACGGTGAGGGAGTGGTGCGCCGCGGTTCCGTCCATGCGCGACTCCTCCTTATGCGCTACAATGAAAGGGTGACTACCCTGACCACACGCGAGGCCTACAAGCGCCTGCGCGATACCGCGAACGGCATCGATCGGGCGCTCGCGGTTGATCGCGGCTCGGTGCGGTGGCGCGACACCCCGGTACCCGGGGTGCTGTTCGGCCTGGCGCTGGGCGGGGCGCACGCCCTCATGTTCATGCCCTCCGGCTACATCGCCGGACCGGATTGGGCCGACCGCCTGCCCGGCCGCATCGAGGCCGCCCGCCGTTACCTGCTCGGTTTCCCGCGCCCGGCGCGGTAAGGCCTTTCCGGGGACGTATTCCGTGGCGCGGCTGCGTTTCCCTGTGGTCGGGCATCTTTGCGCGGGAGGCCCCCCAACGTGATAGTCGAGACACTGCAACTCGGTCCCATAGCGACCAACTGCTACATTGTCCGCGACGAAACCACCGGAAGAGCGACGGTCATTGACCCCGGGGGCGACGCCCCTCGCCTGATGGCGGTGTTGAAGCGCGGCAACCTCACGGTGGAAGCGATTGTCGCCACCCACGCCCACTTCGATCACATCGGCGCCGTGCGCGATCTCGTGCTTGCGACCGGCGCGCCCTTCCTGGCCGGCGAGGCCGAGGCCCCGGTGCTGGCGACCGCGGTCGAGCAGGCCCTGATGTTCTTCGGCATCTCCGTGTCGCCGCCGCCTGCGCCGGATCGCCTCCTGCGCGACGGCGATGAGCTGACGCTGGGGGGCGCCCTGTTCAGGGTCGCGCACACGCCCGGGCACAGCCCCGGCCATATCTGCCTGCTGGGAGATGGGGTGGCCTTCGTGGGAGACGTGGTCTTCCCGGGCAGCATCGGCCGCACCGACCTGCCGGGGGGAGATTACGACACCCTGATGCGTTCGATCGCCCGACACATCCTGACGCTGCCCGACGAGACCGTTCTCTACAGCGGCCACGGTCCGGAGACCACGGTCGGCCGCGAGCGCCGCACCAATCCCTTCCTGGTTGGGCTCGCTCCGGCGGCAGGTAGCTGACCTTGGGCACGGCGGCGCTGGGCACGGCGGCTTTGGGCGACGGCCTGCTCCTGCTCCACGGTGCCGGAGGCCGGGCGCTTGCCTGGCAGAACCAGCTCCTGGCGTTTCCCCGCGCGCGGGCAGAGGATCTGCCGGGCCGCGCCGACGGGACCCCGACAAGCGTGGACGGATTCCTAGGGGCGCTGCGCGGGGTGCTGGGACAGAGCGGCCCGCTGATTTTGGCCGGTCACTCGCTCGGCGGCGCGATCGCGCTGCGGTGGGCACTTGTCTACCCCGAGGAAGTCCGCGCGCTCGTGCTCCTCTGCACCGGGGCGCGGTTGAGGGTCGCGCCGCAGATCCTCGAGGGGATACGTGTTGCGGACCCCGCGGCAATCGAGCAGTTCGGCGCGATGTGGCTGGGGACGAGCCCGAAGCCGCGCCTGCGCGAGAAGTCGCTGGCGCTTCTGCACGCTGCGCCCCCGGCCGTGCTTGCAGCGGACCTGGAGGCCTCCGACGGGTTCGACGTGATGTCCGAGCTGGATCATCTGGCGCTGCCGGTGCTCATCATCTGCGGCGCCGAGGACCGGCTCACCCCGGTGAAGTACGGCCGCTACCTCCACGAGCGGATAGCCGGATCCGAAATGGTGGTCATCGAGCGGGCCGGGCACATGGTCATGCTAGAGCAGCCGGCTGCGGTGAACCTCGCGATGGGGGCGTTCCTGGAGCGACTCGACCGTGGCGCACCCGGCCACCAGGCACCACACCGCCAGGCACCACGCCGCGAGGCACCAGACCGGGAGGTGGGGGATGCGCGCGACGGTTGATCTCAACGCGGACGGAGGTGAGGGGTTCGGAGCCTACGCCATCGGCGCAGATGCCGAACTGCTGCGCTCGGTGACCTCGCTCAACGTGGCGTGTGGCGCCCACGCCGGTGACCCCGTGGTTATCCGCCGAACGATCCGCGCGGCCGTCGCGGCAGGGGTCGCGGTGGGCGCGCACCCCGGCTTCCCCGATCTCCAGGGGTTCGGCCGCCGGGCGATGCACATCGCCCCTGCGGATCTAGTGGCGATGCTGATCTACCAGATCGGCGCGGTCGCGGCGCTGGCCGCGTCCGAGGGCGCGCGGCTGCGGCACGTGAAGGCCCACGGCGCGCTCTACAACATGGCGGTCGCCGACGCGGCGCTGGCCGGAGCCATCGCAGAGGCCGCGGCCGCGTTCGAGGGGCTGTGGCTGTACGCGCCGCCCAGTTCGGCGATGGCCGCCGCCGCCGAATCCCGCGGGATTGCGGTGGCGTGTGAGGCGTTCCTCGACCGGGGTTACCTCCACGACGGCACGCTGGTGCCGCGCACCGAGCCGGGAGCCCTGCTGACCGATCCGGAACAGGTGGCCGCGCGCGCGGTGGCGCTGGCGACAGGAGGGACGATCACCGCGACGGACGGCGCCAGGATCCTGTTGCGGCCGCACACCCTGTGCGTCCACAGCGATACCCCGGGCGCCGGCGCCCTCGCGGCCGCGGCCCGCGCCGCGCTGGAGGCAGCCGGGGTGCGCGTGGCCCCGCCTTGGAGCGCTCCGTGATCCCACCTCGTGTGACCTCATCTCGTGTGATCCCGCCTCGTGCGGCGATCGAGGAGGGCGCGTGAGCCGGCGCCTGCTGGGCTATGTACTGGGGCACCGCCGCGCCTACCTGGTGGGGTTCAGCCTCAGCCTCCTCAGCACCGGGCTGTCCGTGACCAACCCGTGGGTGCTGCGGCTGGCCGTGGACGGCATCCGCTCCGGCGCCGCGCCGCGCCTGCTGGTGGGGCTGGCCATGGCGTACGTGGGGATCGCGTTGACCGGCGGATTCATACGGTA belongs to bacterium and includes:
- a CDS encoding M55 family metallopeptidase; this encodes MRVLIWADMEGVAGISTWEQVAGSLPLYEEGRRLYTEEINAAVRGTLAAGATEVVVIDGHGGSHPGARGFLSLIPERLEPGARYVLGHTWTRHIEPFERGCDAALLVAAHAMSGTPGGVLSHTVSSESWYAATINGTPVGETGIVAAIAGCWNTPVVFLSGDEAVCREARTLLGPGLVTAPVKQGLSRYSARHLAPAEARALIESGAREAVARGALTGRSGWPAPLRFTAPVTFQVELTTPDRAEAYRGRAGVEVAGPRTVRATGETFWQAWDAFWHHG
- a CDS encoding tartrate dehydrogenase, with the protein product MRRYRIAVIPGDGIGTEVVPEGLKVLEAASDRFGFQIEPSAFPWGCEHYLRHGVMMPDDALETLREFDAILLGAIGDPRVPDHVSLWGLLLRIRKAFDLYANVRPIRLLDGIASPLAGRRPEDVDILFVRENTEGEYSGIGGRVATGTPDELAVQTTVFTHRATDRILRYAFDLARRRRRKLAHVTKSNAMQYTAVMWDEVAERVARDYPDVVMWKLHVDAAAYQMVLHPDRFDVMVGSNLFADILTDLGAALQGSLGLAASANLDPSRTFPSMFEPVHGSAPDIAGRGIANPMATIWTASLLLEHLGEAEAARAVFEALCEVVRRGEVRTPDLGGGSRTAEVGDAVAAAIRS
- a CDS encoding M55 family metallopeptidase; the protein is MRIYVSVDMEGITGVAAGKHVQPGEKDYDRFRRLMTQDANAAIEGALEAGATEAVVSDGHGPMTNLLVEELHPDARLISGSNKLLCQMEGIDGGFDAAFFVGYHQREGGGDGILNHTLVGKIVYEVRLNGEPADEAAINAATAGAFGVPVALVTGDSAVCADAVRRLPGVVVAPVKEAVDRTVGLSLTPSRAHALIRARAADAVRAVRDGGVKPYRPATPVTFEVDFKRTAPAHMATLFPGVERRGPRTIAITDSDYVRAFKLFWGCLIVGMAASEGLF
- a CDS encoding sugar phosphate isomerase/epimerase family protein yields the protein MGMKFGVCAWIYGDAPLEDTLGRIAAAGYDGVELPGEPDRWAPEEVRRALSRRSLAPLALTASCMFPQTPRDLANPDRAIREQAVRYIVDCLRFAREVGAPLVQMLPSGETRLRPKASRDDEWWWSIEGMRAAAVEAERTGVRIAIEPLNRYEAYLVTNVSDALAYLTEVDSRWVGLTLDTFHASIEEPDIAGAIRAAGRHLFHFHLGDTNRQALGRGHLDLPSVMEALRAIGYTGAAVLEVMPPGPDPFQSIKDNRSPQVLDGYLAESLARLRAYA
- a CDS encoding carbohydrate ABC transporter permease, whose product is MSGRSRWMPLIQAILIANAVLVLAPMVFMGLSAFKTTREIFQHPLGLPAVWSLDNFSRVWVEARFARYIQNSVMVTAASLALILAFGAMAGYALGRFRFRGNDFLYLYFLSGLMLPIRLAIIPLFIQMRNLNLLDTLWSLILIYAASGLPSAIFILTGFFRTLPADLDSAARIDGAGEWTIFARVMLPLVRPALVIVTVYNLIPIWNDFFFPLVFIQSDHLKTLPLGMTAFFGQYYTDWATLFAGLTLAAIPVVALYVVLSQHFIRGLTAGAVKG
- a CDS encoding sugar ABC transporter permease, encoding MTLSADGSRAGRSPRRGLSMRAGRRLWLAIFLAPAVVLFAAFVTYPILSALAYSLYSWEGIGRRGFAGLGNFIRLFTTFPYPRLLANAFGNNVIVFILTMLVQNLTGLGLALILARNPWGARAYRAIFFLPVTLSLVIVGFLWALFLNPVFGVVNKTMGIMGLGALARPWLGEPGIALITLTLINAWRWLGFPTIVFLAGINAVPEDYLEAARLDGASEWDVTRRIIFPLLAPAVTIIVILTFIGSFNWFELPYVVQGVSGAPNRATDVLGLLFYRTAFGEVDTGLQDIGVGSAIAVLMFIMLVTVSTVGAVFLRRREVEMG
- a CDS encoding extracellular solute-binding protein → MRRLCTAMIAVALIATFFPASVLGQEPAKLSFWSWRTEDKWVYDRMIRLFQQRNPGIKIEFIPFRAPEYNTILSTGLTAGRGPDIIHLRAYGGLETFAAPGFIAPLDFAQVPELKRFPLQTIAGARSRKDGRIYGVPFATQTLVIFYNKKIFAQHNLAVPKTWEQFITVMRTLKEKGVVPLANGGKEGWTLEVLSGVIAPNFYGGTTFFEAVTRGQTTFRESAYTSALAKMLELRPYMPTGFMGVDYATMQQMFINEQAAMFIGGSWEIGFFKAQNKNLDFGVFPGPTERADQIPWVSTYADGNYGINAKTANMEAALKFIRFTATLEFGQMFTDLLAQMSAVPGVVVKNPQLQQVQAMNRKATPYIMLVGFRWQAPTGSTLLQSALQGMMAGTMTPAQVGEEVTRGLSSWVDAFRGR
- a CDS encoding N-acetylmannosamine-6-phosphate 2-epimerase, whose protein sequence is MDGTAAHHSLTVHPALAAMRGGLIVSCQARPDNPLHGAVFMAAMARAASGAGALGLRMNGPEDIRAARAAVDLPIIGLYKRPYDDCQVLITPTFAEAEVVAASGAAIIALDATSRRRPDGVRLEELIARIHDELGLPVLADVSGIEDGLAAASAGADAVATTLSGYVDPGAPPPENPDFDLVAALAARVRVPVIAEGRIKTPAQAREALDRGAFAVVVGTAITNPREIARGFVQALAPHAGGRTTQGW
- a CDS encoding MBL fold metallo-hydrolase; the protein is MIVETLQLGPIATNCYIVRDETTGRATVIDPGGDAPRLMAVLKRGNLTVEAIVATHAHFDHIGAVRDLVLATGAPFLAGEAEAPVLATAVEQALMFFGISVSPPPAPDRLLRDGDELTLGGALFRVAHTPGHSPGHICLLGDGVAFVGDVVFPGSIGRTDLPGGDYDTLMRSIARHILTLPDETVLYSGHGPETTVGRERRTNPFLVGLAPAAGS
- a CDS encoding alpha/beta hydrolase, encoding MGTAALGTAALGDGLLLLHGAGGRALAWQNQLLAFPRARAEDLPGRADGTPTSVDGFLGALRGVLGQSGPLILAGHSLGGAIALRWALVYPEEVRALVLLCTGARLRVAPQILEGIRVADPAAIEQFGAMWLGTSPKPRLREKSLALLHAAPPAVLAADLEASDGFDVMSELDHLALPVLIICGAEDRLTPVKYGRYLHERIAGSEMVVIERAGHMVMLEQPAAVNLAMGAFLERLDRGAPGHQAPHRQAPRREAPDREVGDARDG
- a CDS encoding 5-oxoprolinase subunit PxpA; this encodes MRATVDLNADGGEGFGAYAIGADAELLRSVTSLNVACGAHAGDPVVIRRTIRAAVAAGVAVGAHPGFPDLQGFGRRAMHIAPADLVAMLIYQIGAVAALAASEGARLRHVKAHGALYNMAVADAALAGAIAEAAAAFEGLWLYAPPSSAMAAAAESRGIAVACEAFLDRGYLHDGTLVPRTEPGALLTDPEQVAARAVALATGGTITATDGARILLRPHTLCVHSDTPGAGALAAAARAALEAAGVRVAPPWSAP